The following are from one region of the Candidatus Tanganyikabacteria bacterium genome:
- a CDS encoding GlsB/YeaQ/YmgE family stress response membrane protein gives MSLLAWIVVGLVAGWLASLLTGTRASLLTDLLVGILGAILGGVLFRAFGAAGATGINLYSILVAVVGATILLWIYHAVSARGALRP, from the coding sequence ATGTCGCTGCTGGCTTGGATAGTCGTGGGCTTGGTAGCGGGCTGGCTCGCCAGCCTGCTGACCGGTACGCGGGCGTCGCTGCTGACCGATCTGCTGGTAGGGATCCTCGGGGCGATCCTGGGCGGGGTGCTGTTTCGCGCTTTCGGGGCGGCGGGCGCCACGGGCATCAACCTGTATTCGATCCTGGTGGCGGTCGTGGGCGCGACCATCCTGCTCTGGATCTACCATGCGGTCTCGGCGCGCGGAGCGTTGCGTCCTTAA
- a CDS encoding transglycosylase SLT domain-containing protein → MITAVRPQRAPMIRRDGLPPQEAAVKAQPAAKPRQAPAPTRTPTAPGPEARIASQAAKQVGKPKDPNPSRAEIRAILRETADRLGIPREILMAIAFKESTWRHYAKDGTVLRGRWSPSDVGIMQINEKAHPNAFPQAAKDMRYNIEYGARYLKYQYERYGNWDEAIAAYNYGSARRNKKGRLLNQSYVDRVDRYMVHFKADPDSLPTM, encoded by the coding sequence TTGATTACTGCTGTGCGCCCCCAGCGCGCGCCCATGATCCGGCGGGATGGCCTGCCGCCGCAGGAGGCGGCGGTCAAGGCGCAGCCTGCCGCCAAACCCCGGCAGGCGCCCGCGCCGACCCGGACGCCGACGGCGCCCGGGCCGGAAGCCAGGATCGCCAGCCAGGCCGCCAAGCAGGTGGGCAAGCCGAAGGATCCCAACCCGTCGCGGGCCGAGATCCGGGCCATTCTCCGGGAGACCGCCGACCGCCTGGGCATCCCCCGGGAGATCCTGATGGCGATCGCGTTCAAGGAGTCCACGTGGCGCCACTACGCGAAGGACGGCACCGTCCTGCGCGGCCGCTGGAGCCCGTCCGACGTCGGCATCATGCAGATCAACGAGAAAGCGCATCCCAACGCGTTCCCGCAGGCCGCGAAGGACATGCGCTACAACATCGAGTACGGCGCCCGGTACCTGAAGTACCAGTACGAGCGCTACGGCAACTGGGACGAGGCGATCGCCGCCTACAACTACGGTTCGGCGCGCCGCAACAAGAAGGGCCGGCTACTCAACCAGTCGTACGTCGATCGGGTCGACCGGTACATGGTGCATTTCAAGGCCGATCCCGACAGCCTGCCCACCATGTAG